From Streptomyces sp. Edi4, one genomic window encodes:
- a CDS encoding threonine/serine exporter family protein — translation MTEQHNTVEDRKPQSDEARSAFAPPEGVEQPQVPEEDSPTSEFALPAGLATPVIETPADQPASAFTTPSSYTARDPSHPFNPSTTTGSLPLVRLSKDAPWQDRMRTMLRMPVGDRPVAEPVQKHDDAGPAVPRVLDLTLRIGELLLAGGEGAEDVEAAMFAICRSYGLDRSEPTVTFTMLGITYQPSLVDDPVTANRTVRRRGTDYTRLAAVHRLVTDMTSEDHEVSLEEAYRRLAEIRRNRHPYPGWVLTTACGILAGAASVLLGGGVTVFLVAAVGAVLGDRLAWLCAARGLPEFYQFVVAAMPPAAMGVALSLLSWNLRPSAVITGGLFALIPGRALVAAVQDGLTGFYVTASARLLEVGYFFVAIVVGVLSVLYGGLQIHAELNPEGAFQPIDRPIVQILASMVLCLTFAILLQQDRSTVLIVSVNGGVAWVVYAAIAVTAKGSPIMATAVAAGLVGLFGQLLARYWNTSALLYVTAAIGPLLPGSATYFGVLSIAQNHLNTGVASLAKATALALAIAIGVNLGNEVARLFLRAPGAGRAAAKRTRGF, via the coding sequence GTGACCGAGCAGCACAACACGGTCGAGGACCGCAAACCGCAGTCGGACGAGGCACGCAGCGCCTTCGCGCCCCCCGAGGGCGTCGAGCAGCCGCAGGTGCCCGAGGAGGACTCCCCGACGAGCGAGTTCGCGCTGCCCGCCGGACTCGCCACCCCGGTGATCGAGACGCCCGCCGATCAGCCGGCCTCCGCGTTCACCACCCCGAGCTCCTACACCGCGCGCGACCCCTCCCACCCCTTCAACCCGTCGACCACCACCGGGAGCCTGCCCCTGGTGCGCCTGTCCAAGGACGCGCCCTGGCAGGACCGGATGCGCACCATGCTGCGGATGCCGGTGGGCGACCGGCCGGTGGCCGAGCCGGTGCAGAAGCACGACGACGCCGGCCCCGCCGTGCCCCGCGTGCTCGACCTGACGCTGCGTATCGGCGAGCTGCTGCTCGCGGGCGGCGAGGGCGCCGAGGACGTCGAGGCCGCGATGTTCGCGATCTGCCGCAGCTACGGCCTCGACCGCAGCGAGCCCACGGTCACCTTCACCATGCTCGGCATCACCTACCAGCCGTCCCTGGTGGACGACCCGGTGACGGCCAACCGCACGGTACGCAGGCGCGGCACCGACTACACCCGGCTCGCGGCCGTGCACCGGCTCGTCACGGACATGACCAGCGAGGACCACGAGGTCTCCCTCGAAGAGGCCTACCGGCGCCTCGCGGAGATCCGCCGCAACCGCCACCCCTACCCCGGCTGGGTCCTCACCACCGCCTGCGGAATCCTGGCGGGAGCGGCCTCGGTGCTGCTCGGCGGCGGCGTCACGGTCTTCCTGGTGGCGGCGGTCGGCGCGGTGCTGGGCGACCGGCTCGCCTGGCTGTGCGCGGCCCGCGGGCTGCCGGAGTTCTACCAGTTCGTGGTGGCCGCGATGCCGCCCGCCGCGATGGGCGTCGCGCTCAGCCTGCTCTCCTGGAACCTGCGGCCGTCGGCGGTGATCACCGGTGGGCTCTTCGCCCTGATCCCGGGGCGGGCCCTGGTGGCGGCCGTGCAGGACGGCCTCACCGGCTTCTACGTCACGGCGTCGGCGCGGCTGCTCGAAGTGGGGTACTTCTTCGTCGCGATCGTCGTCGGCGTCCTGAGCGTCCTGTACGGCGGGCTCCAGATCCACGCCGAGCTCAATCCGGAGGGCGCCTTCCAGCCCATCGACCGGCCGATCGTGCAGATCCTCGCGTCGATGGTGCTCTGTCTGACCTTCGCGATCCTGCTCCAGCAGGACCGTTCCACCGTCCTGATCGTGTCCGTCAACGGCGGCGTCGCCTGGGTGGTGTACGCCGCCATCGCGGTCACCGCGAAGGGCTCGCCGATCATGGCGACGGCGGTCGCGGCCGGTCTTGTGGGTCTGTTCGGCCAGCTGCTCGCGCGCTACTGGAACACCTCGGCGCTGCTGTACGTGACCGCCGCGATCGGCCCGCTGCTGCCCGGTAGCGCCACCTACTTCGGGGTGCTCTCGATCGCCCAGAACCACCTCAACACGGGCGTCGCCTCGCTCGCCAAGGCGACGGCGCTCGCCCTGGCCATCGCGATCGGCGTGAACCTCGGCAACGAGGTCGCCCGGCTCTTCCTGCGGGCGCCGGGCGCGGGCCGCGCGGCGGCGAAGCGGACCCGGGGCTTCTGA
- a CDS encoding glutamate decarboxylase, with amino-acid sequence MALHRGGSEKDHVVAGDEKEYGRLALNPFFGEADPVGSMTSAPPRHRLPDRPLPPDTAYQVVHDELMLDGNARLNLATFVTTWMEPQAGVLMAECRDKNMIDKDEYPRTAELERRCVAMLADLWHAPDPDAAVGCSTTGSSEACMLAGMALKRRWMKRNADRYPSRDARPNLVMGVNVQVCWEKFCTFWEIEARQVPMEGDRFHLDPAAAAALCDENTIGVVGVLGSTFDGSYEPIAELCAALDDLQERTGLDIPVHVDGASGAMVAPFLDEDLVWDFRLPRVSSINTSGHKYGLVYPGVGWALWRTAEELPEELVFRVNYLGGDMPTFALNFSRPGAQVVAQYYTFLRLGRDGYRAVQQAARDVARGLAERIESFGDFRLLTRGNELPVFAFTTTPEVDRYDVFDVSRRLRERGWLVPAYTFPANREDLSVLRVVCRNGFSSDLAGLLIEDLGRLLPELRRQPGPLRRDESESTAFHH; translated from the coding sequence ATGGCACTGCACCGCGGCGGCAGCGAGAAGGACCACGTCGTAGCAGGAGACGAGAAGGAGTACGGGCGGCTCGCACTCAACCCCTTCTTCGGCGAGGCGGACCCGGTCGGCTCGATGACCTCCGCGCCGCCCCGCCACCGGCTGCCCGACCGGCCGCTGCCCCCGGACACCGCGTACCAGGTGGTCCACGACGAGCTGATGCTCGACGGCAACGCCCGGCTCAACCTGGCGACGTTCGTCACCACGTGGATGGAGCCGCAGGCCGGTGTCCTGATGGCCGAGTGCCGCGACAAGAACATGATCGACAAGGACGAGTACCCGCGCACCGCCGAGCTGGAGCGGCGGTGCGTGGCCATGCTCGCCGACCTGTGGCACGCGCCCGACCCGGACGCCGCGGTGGGCTGCTCGACCACCGGGTCGAGTGAGGCCTGCATGCTGGCCGGGATGGCGCTCAAGCGGCGCTGGATGAAGCGCAACGCGGACCGCTACCCCTCGCGCGATGCCCGGCCCAACCTCGTCATGGGCGTGAACGTGCAGGTCTGCTGGGAGAAGTTCTGCACGTTCTGGGAGATCGAGGCGCGCCAAGTGCCCATGGAGGGCGACCGGTTCCACCTCGACCCGGCGGCCGCCGCCGCGCTCTGCGACGAGAACACGATCGGCGTGGTCGGGGTGCTGGGCTCGACCTTCGACGGGTCCTACGAGCCGATCGCCGAGCTCTGCGCCGCGCTGGACGACCTCCAGGAGCGTACGGGGCTCGACATCCCCGTCCATGTCGACGGCGCGTCCGGGGCCATGGTCGCGCCCTTCCTCGACGAGGACCTGGTGTGGGACTTCCGGCTGCCCCGGGTGTCCTCCATCAACACCTCGGGGCACAAGTACGGGCTCGTCTACCCCGGCGTGGGCTGGGCGCTGTGGCGCACGGCCGAGGAGCTGCCCGAGGAGCTGGTCTTCCGGGTGAACTACCTCGGCGGCGACATGCCGACCTTCGCGCTCAACTTCTCCCGGCCAGGAGCACAGGTGGTGGCGCAGTACTACACGTTCCTGCGGCTCGGGCGGGACGGGTACCGGGCGGTGCAGCAGGCCGCGCGGGACGTGGCGCGGGGGCTGGCGGAGCGGATCGAGTCGTTCGGCGACTTCCGACTCCTCACCCGGGGGAACGAGTTGCCGGTGTTCGCCTTCACCACGACGCCGGAGGTGGACCGGTACGACGTGTTCGACGTGTCGCGGCGTCTTCGCGAGCGGGGGTGGCTGGTGCCGGCGTACACCTTCCCGGCGAACCGGGAGGACTTGTCGGTCCTGCGGGTGGTGTGCCGCAACGGGTTCTCCTCGGACCTGGCGGGTCTGCTCATCGAGGACCTGGGCCGCCTCCTGCCGGAACTGCGCCGCCAGCCCGGCCCGTTGCGCCGCGACGAGTCAGAATCCACCGCCTTCCACCACTGA
- a CDS encoding VTT domain-containing protein codes for MTTLALGPSWLDPDYLLHTFGLVGLLIIVFAESGLLIGFFLPGDSLLFTTGLLVTTGKLDTPLWLVCVLVVLAAGLGDQAGFLFGRKVGPALFRRPDSKLFKQENVEKAHEFFEKYGPKSLVLARFVPIVRTFTPIIAGVSGMNYRSFLTFNVIGGTLWGAGVTLLGAALGNVSFVHQHIELILVAIVLVSVVPIAIEFLRARAKAKKNPAAAQGGAGQAPQRGGRHAKR; via the coding sequence GTGACAACCCTTGCCCTCGGACCGAGCTGGCTGGATCCCGACTATCTGCTCCATACGTTCGGGCTCGTCGGCCTGCTGATCATCGTGTTCGCCGAGTCCGGCCTGCTCATCGGCTTCTTCCTGCCGGGTGACTCGCTGCTGTTCACCACGGGTCTGCTGGTGACCACGGGCAAGCTGGACACCCCGCTGTGGCTGGTGTGCGTCCTGGTGGTGCTCGCGGCGGGCCTCGGCGACCAGGCGGGCTTCCTGTTCGGCAGAAAGGTCGGGCCGGCGTTGTTCAGGCGGCCCGATTCGAAGCTGTTCAAGCAGGAGAACGTGGAGAAGGCCCACGAGTTCTTCGAGAAGTACGGGCCCAAATCGCTGGTTCTGGCCCGCTTCGTGCCGATCGTGCGCACCTTCACGCCGATCATCGCGGGCGTCTCGGGCATGAACTACCGCTCGTTCCTCACCTTCAACGTCATCGGCGGCACCCTGTGGGGCGCGGGTGTGACGCTGCTGGGCGCGGCCCTGGGCAACGTCTCGTTCGTGCACCAGCACATCGAGCTGATCCTCGTCGCGATCGTGCTCGTCTCGGTGGTCCCGATCGCCATCGAGTTCCTGCGGGCCCGCGCCAAGGCGAAGAAGAACCCGGCGGCGGCCCAGGGCGGCGCGGGCCAGGCGCCGCAGCGTGGCGGCCGCCACGCCAAGCGCTGA
- a CDS encoding inorganic diphosphatase, producing the protein MEFDVTIEIPKGSRNKYEVDHETGRIRLDRRLFTSTSYPADYGFVEDTLGEDGDPLDALVLLDEPTFPGCVIKCRAIGMFRMTDEAGGDDKLLCVPASDPRVEHLRDIHHVSEFDRLEIQHFFEVYKDLEPGKSVEGANWVGRVEAEAEVEASYKRLEAQGGAH; encoded by the coding sequence GTGGAGTTCGACGTCACCATCGAGATCCCGAAGGGGTCGCGGAACAAGTACGAGGTCGACCACGAGACCGGCCGGATCCGTCTGGACCGTCGACTCTTCACCTCGACCAGCTACCCGGCCGACTACGGCTTCGTCGAGGACACCCTCGGCGAGGACGGCGACCCGCTGGACGCCCTGGTCCTGCTGGACGAGCCGACCTTCCCCGGCTGCGTCATCAAGTGCCGCGCGATCGGCATGTTCCGCATGACCGACGAGGCCGGCGGCGACGACAAGCTGCTGTGCGTCCCGGCGTCGGACCCGCGCGTGGAGCACCTGCGCGACATCCACCACGTCTCCGAGTTCGACCGCCTGGAGATCCAGCACTTCTTCGAGGTCTACAAGGACCTGGAGCCCGGCAAGTCCGTCGAGGGCGCCAACTGGGTCGGCCGTGTCGAGGCCGAGGCCGAGGTCGAGGCCTCCTACAAGCGCCTCGAGGCGCAGGGCGGCGCGCACTGA
- a CDS encoding helix-turn-helix transcriptional regulator, protein MSAGEAWGSPRPSAVEAGGGSVVRRILLGSQLRRLRESRGITREAAGYSIRASESKISRMELGRVSFKARDVEDLLTLYGVGDESERMALLGLAKEANIAGWWHSFGDVLPGWFQTYIGLEGAASLIRIYEVQFVHGLLQTEAYAHAVVSRGMHGAPAAEVDKRVALRLERQKTLVSERAPQFHAVLDEAALRRPYGERDVMRGQLKHLIEMSEQPNINLQVMPFSFGGHAGESGAFTMLRFPESDLSDIVYLEQLTSALYLDKAEEVAQYERAMTRLQRDSPGPEESRDLLRGLLQLS, encoded by the coding sequence GTGAGCGCAGGGGAGGCATGGGGATCCCCCCGGCCGAGCGCGGTCGAGGCCGGCGGAGGTTCGGTGGTCCGGCGCATTCTGCTGGGCTCTCAGCTCAGACGCCTGCGGGAGTCGCGCGGCATCACGCGCGAGGCCGCCGGCTATTCGATCCGGGCGTCCGAGTCCAAGATCAGTCGTATGGAGTTGGGGCGCGTGAGCTTCAAGGCCAGGGATGTCGAGGACCTGCTCACGCTGTACGGCGTAGGCGACGAATCCGAGCGGATGGCGCTGCTCGGCCTCGCCAAGGAGGCCAACATCGCCGGGTGGTGGCACAGCTTCGGCGATGTGCTGCCGGGCTGGTTCCAGACCTACATCGGTCTGGAGGGCGCCGCCTCGCTCATCCGTATCTATGAAGTGCAGTTCGTGCACGGCCTGTTGCAGACCGAGGCGTACGCCCACGCGGTGGTCTCGCGCGGCATGCACGGTGCGCCGGCCGCCGAGGTGGACAAGCGCGTCGCGCTGCGCCTGGAGCGCCAGAAGACCCTGGTGTCGGAGCGGGCCCCGCAGTTCCACGCGGTCCTGGACGAAGCCGCCCTGCGCCGCCCCTACGGCGAACGCGACGTCATGCGCGGGCAGTTGAAGCATCTCATAGAGATGTCGGAGCAGCCCAACATCAACCTCCAGGTGATGCCGTTCAGCTTCGGCGGGCACGCGGGGGAGAGCGGCGCCTTCACGATGCTGCGCTTCCCCGAGTCGGACCTGTCGGACATCGTCTATCTCGAACAGCTCACCTCTGCCCTGTACTTGGACAAGGCGGAAGAGGTCGCACAGTACGAACGGGCGATGACGCGGCTCCAGCGGGACAGCCCCGGTCCCGAGGAAAGCCGCGATCTTCTGCGCGGACTCCTTCAACTCAGCTGA
- a CDS encoding YbjQ family protein — translation MGIEEYGGGQGPQSDVLVVTTNDVPGHTVQQVIGEVFGLTVRSRHLGSQIGAGLKSMIGGELKGLTKTLVETRNQAMERLVAQAKARGANAVLMMRFDVTEAADVGTEVCAYGTAVVLTRN, via the coding sequence ATGGGCATCGAGGAGTACGGCGGCGGACAGGGCCCGCAGTCGGACGTGCTGGTCGTGACCACGAACGACGTACCGGGGCACACGGTGCAGCAGGTCATCGGGGAGGTGTTCGGCCTGACCGTACGCTCGCGCCACCTGGGCAGCCAGATCGGCGCCGGGCTCAAGTCCATGATCGGCGGCGAGCTCAAGGGGCTCACCAAGACGCTGGTGGAGACCCGCAACCAGGCGATGGAACGGCTGGTGGCCCAGGCGAAGGCGCGGGGCGCCAACGCGGTCCTGATGATGCGGTTCGACGTGACCGAGGCCGCGGACGTGGGTACGGAGGTCTGCGCGTACGGGACCGCGGTGGTCCTGACCCGCAACTGA
- a CDS encoding DinB family protein yields MVTHVPSEAHGDERGALLRFVEAQRGALRRAVLGLTDEQAAGRPSASELSLSGLLKHAAECELNWLRMAQEKLGAPPSGSAGGEKQRDQADWHESFRLVGDESVEGVLDFWDQVAGETEQFIRAVPSLDDTFPLPDAPWFPKDARVSMRWLMLHLVEEFARHAGHADIIRESLDGKTAFELVALANK; encoded by the coding sequence ATGGTTACGCATGTTCCCTCAGAGGCCCACGGTGACGAGCGCGGGGCGCTCCTGCGCTTCGTGGAGGCCCAGCGGGGTGCGCTGCGGCGCGCCGTCCTCGGCCTCACCGACGAGCAGGCCGCCGGGCGGCCGAGCGCGAGCGAGCTGTCCCTGTCCGGGCTGCTCAAGCATGCCGCCGAGTGCGAGCTGAACTGGCTGAGGATGGCGCAGGAGAAGCTGGGGGCACCTCCCAGCGGCAGCGCTGGGGGAGAGAAGCAGCGCGACCAGGCGGACTGGCACGAGAGCTTCCGGCTTGTGGGCGACGAGAGCGTCGAGGGGGTGCTCGACTTCTGGGACCAAGTGGCGGGCGAGACGGAGCAGTTCATCCGTGCGGTGCCCTCGCTCGACGACACCTTCCCGCTGCCCGACGCGCCGTGGTTCCCCAAGGATGCCCGGGTCTCGATGCGGTGGCTGATGCTGCACCTGGTCGAGGAGTTCGCCCGGCACGCGGGGCACGCGGACATCATCCGCGAGTCGCTGGACGGGAAGACGGCGTTCGAGCTGGTGGCACTCGCGAACAAGTGA
- a CDS encoding aldehyde dehydrogenase family protein — MSFFTDLAHQFIAGQWRTGSGSWDIIDFDPYNGEKLAAITVATVEEVDEAYRAAERAQRTWAATNPYTRRLVFERALRLTEEREAEIVEAIVTELGGTRLKAVYEVHLAKEFLREAIQLALRPEGRILPSPVDGKENRVYRLPVGVIGVISPFNFPFLVTLKSIAPALALGNAVVIKPNQNAPVVGGGLIAKIFQDAGLSAGLLNVLVTDIAEIGDALIEHPVPKVISFAGSDRTGRHVASVAGSHFKRVILELSGNSALVVLDDADLDYAVEAAVFSRFAYQGQVCMAANRILVDDSVREEFTAKFLAKVNALKTGDPADPATDIGPVINNFQAEALTSLVEQALAEGATALVRGRTRGNLVEPTVLTDLPADSSVLRQEIFGPVALLIPFDGEEEAVRLANDTPYGLSGAVHTANVERGVRFAKRIETGMMHVNDSTIQDEPLVAFGGEKYSGLGRLNGDSAVEAFTTQKWISVQHERSPFPF, encoded by the coding sequence ATGTCCTTCTTCACCGACCTCGCCCACCAGTTCATAGCCGGCCAGTGGCGCACCGGCAGCGGGTCGTGGGACATCATCGACTTCGATCCCTACAACGGGGAGAAACTGGCCGCCATCACCGTGGCCACCGTCGAAGAGGTCGACGAGGCCTACCGGGCGGCCGAGCGTGCCCAGCGCACCTGGGCCGCGACCAATCCGTACACCCGCCGGCTGGTCTTCGAGCGCGCCCTGCGCCTGACCGAGGAGCGCGAGGCCGAGATCGTCGAGGCCATCGTCACCGAGCTGGGCGGCACGCGGCTCAAGGCGGTGTACGAGGTCCACCTGGCCAAGGAGTTCCTGCGCGAGGCCATCCAGCTGGCGCTGCGACCAGAGGGGCGCATCCTGCCGTCGCCGGTCGACGGCAAGGAGAACCGGGTCTACCGGCTGCCGGTCGGTGTGATCGGCGTGATCAGCCCGTTCAACTTCCCCTTCCTCGTCACCCTCAAGTCCATCGCCCCCGCCCTCGCGCTCGGCAACGCGGTCGTCATCAAGCCGAACCAGAACGCGCCGGTCGTCGGCGGCGGCCTGATCGCGAAGATCTTCCAGGACGCGGGGCTGTCGGCGGGCCTCCTGAACGTCCTGGTCACCGACATCGCCGAGATCGGCGACGCGCTGATAGAGCACCCCGTGCCGAAGGTGATCTCCTTCGCGGGCTCCGACCGCACCGGCCGGCACGTCGCCTCGGTCGCGGGCAGCCACTTCAAACGCGTCATCCTGGAGCTGAGCGGCAACAGCGCCCTGGTCGTCCTCGACGACGCCGATCTCGACTACGCGGTGGAGGCGGCGGTTTTCAGCCGCTTCGCCTACCAGGGTCAGGTCTGCATGGCCGCCAACCGGATCCTGGTCGACGACTCGGTGCGCGAGGAGTTCACGGCCAAGTTCCTGGCGAAGGTGAACGCGCTGAAGACCGGCGACCCGGCCGACCCCGCCACCGACATCGGCCCGGTCATCAACAACTTCCAGGCGGAGGCGCTGACGTCACTGGTCGAGCAGGCGCTGGCCGAGGGCGCGACGGCACTGGTGCGAGGCCGTACCCGGGGCAATCTGGTGGAGCCCACGGTGCTCACGGATCTGCCCGCCGACTCCTCTGTGCTGCGCCAGGAGATCTTCGGCCCGGTGGCGCTGCTCATCCCCTTCGACGGGGAGGAGGAGGCCGTACGCCTGGCCAACGACACGCCCTACGGACTCAGCGGGGCCGTGCACACCGCCAATGTGGAGCGCGGGGTGCGGTTCGCCAAGCGGATCGAGACCGGGATGATGCACGTCAACGACTCGACGATCCAGGACGAGCCGCTGGTCGCCTTCGGCGGCGAGAAGTACTCCGGGCTCGGGCGTCTGAACGGCGATTCGGCGGTCGAGGCGTTCACCACGCAGAAGTGGATCTCGGTCCAGCACGAGCGGAGCCCGTTCCCGTTCTAG
- a CDS encoding PadR family transcriptional regulator — protein MSTIRLLVLGAVRQHGRAHGYQVRNDLEYWGAHEWSNAKPGSIYHALKQMAKQGVLLAHEVAPSTVGGPPRTEYELTDVGREEYFRLLREALASYGQKTDVLSAALGFIVDLPRAEAVALLRERLAKLAAWRGSVTEYYLPEGGPGELGHIGEIMNMWLHSAEAEAEWTRGLVARIEDGAYVFAGEGEPFVGVLPEAAPAHP, from the coding sequence ATGTCAACTATCCGTCTCCTCGTTCTGGGCGCGGTACGCCAGCACGGGCGGGCCCATGGCTACCAGGTGCGCAACGACCTGGAGTACTGGGGCGCCCACGAGTGGTCGAACGCCAAGCCGGGTTCGATCTACCACGCGCTGAAACAGATGGCGAAGCAGGGCGTGCTCCTGGCCCACGAGGTGGCGCCCAGCACGGTGGGCGGGCCGCCGCGCACGGAGTACGAGCTGACGGATGTGGGCCGCGAGGAGTACTTCCGGCTGCTGCGGGAGGCGCTGGCCTCCTACGGCCAGAAGACGGACGTGCTGTCCGCGGCCCTCGGCTTCATCGTCGACCTGCCGCGCGCGGAGGCGGTCGCGCTGCTGCGGGAGCGGCTGGCGAAGCTGGCGGCCTGGCGGGGGTCGGTGACGGAGTACTACCTGCCCGAAGGGGGGCCCGGCGAGCTCGGCCACATCGGCGAGATCATGAACATGTGGCTTCACTCGGCGGAGGCGGAGGCGGAGTGGACGCGGGGGCTTGTCGCTCGGATCGAGGATGGGGCGTACGTTTTCGCCGGTGAGGGTGAGCCGTTCGTGGGCGTCCTGCCCGAGGCCGCCCCCGCCCACCCCTGA